The following coding sequences lie in one Haladaptatus sp. DJG-WS-42 genomic window:
- a CDS encoding helix-turn-helix domain-containing protein: protein MDKKEQSGFTPVQAILARLRGVFRIGADDTGGSIAASELDGTAGEESRAYQSVTQEFIDYTYEHSKADFVVKTGMTPEEMVLELVTENDGRMRQKELASLVGWSDATVSRLLQDMETKKSLNRFRLGREKIICEPELAPNGFDEPVTAQSPGKLSEEENRVQSD from the coding sequence ATGGATAAGAAGGAACAATCTGGTTTTACTCCAGTGCAGGCGATACTGGCACGTCTGCGTGGAGTGTTCCGGATTGGCGCAGACGACACCGGCGGAAGTATAGCGGCGAGTGAGTTGGATGGGACAGCAGGGGAGGAATCCAGGGCATACCAGTCCGTTACACAGGAGTTCATCGATTACACCTATGAACACTCGAAGGCGGATTTTGTCGTGAAAACCGGGATGACGCCAGAAGAGATGGTCCTTGAATTGGTCACCGAAAACGACGGGCGGATGCGTCAGAAAGAGCTCGCAAGCCTCGTTGGCTGGTCTGATGCAACCGTGAGTCGGCTCTTGCAAGACATGGAAACCAAGAAGTCGCTCAACCGATTTCGATTGGGCCGCGAGAAAATCATCTGCGAACCGGAACTCGCACCAAACGGCTTCGACGAGCCGGTGACGGCCCAGTCACCGGGAAAGTTGAGCGAAGAAGAGAACAGAGTCCAGTCTGACTGA
- a CDS encoding MATE family efflux transporter — protein sequence MVRVPNPLSFFLLSIGLALARFGFIAEERARHTADLAWPRIVTGLARMSKNAADVAMVGVALGSTAITGVGFAGPFWGMVFSIGGGLAAGTIALVSQRFGAERFDQLGQAIRSSVALVVIVTMPVAALYFLFPVELISLLSSDAQVVAYGADYLRIVAFGVPFGALNLIGSRALIGADDAWTPMVLRATGAVLNILINAVLIFGLGMGVVGAAIGTVVSNVVVTAAFVVGLSRGSLPGVGALPVTVSPTGRFLDGETMRDVVTIGVPVVGRNSVWTVARFPALAIVGMFGPPVAAAYIIARRIWGLINTPGWGFGLAASSLVGQELGKNNEQNAESYGREIVRFSVATYVVAAIVVVIFARPIVSLFVGSSSDPTIPVAVDMVYVSAIAVIFQGVTSTVSGALDSTGDTRWPFYAFVIGMFGVAIPFMYLGATTALGIWGIYLAFFGETLVPAFITYYRFTTGKWKAISRSYRPDAVADD from the coding sequence GTGGTCCGCGTTCCGAATCCGCTGAGTTTCTTCCTTCTCAGTATCGGCCTCGCACTCGCCCGTTTCGGTTTCATTGCCGAGGAGCGAGCGCGCCACACCGCAGACCTCGCGTGGCCGCGCATTGTCACCGGCCTCGCGCGGATGTCGAAGAACGCCGCAGACGTTGCGATGGTCGGCGTCGCGCTCGGTTCGACCGCCATCACGGGCGTCGGTTTCGCCGGTCCCTTCTGGGGGATGGTGTTCAGCATCGGTGGCGGCCTCGCCGCGGGGACCATCGCCCTCGTCTCCCAGCGGTTCGGCGCGGAACGCTTCGACCAGCTCGGGCAGGCCATCCGCTCCAGCGTTGCGCTCGTCGTCATCGTGACGATGCCCGTCGCGGCCCTCTACTTCCTGTTCCCGGTCGAACTCATCTCGTTGCTTTCGTCTGACGCGCAGGTGGTCGCCTACGGGGCAGACTACCTCAGAATCGTCGCCTTCGGCGTCCCCTTCGGCGCGCTGAATCTCATCGGGAGTCGCGCCCTCATCGGCGCGGACGACGCGTGGACGCCGATGGTCCTCCGGGCGACCGGCGCGGTGTTGAACATCCTCATCAACGCCGTGCTCATCTTCGGCCTCGGCATGGGCGTCGTCGGCGCGGCCATCGGGACTGTCGTCTCGAACGTCGTCGTGACGGCGGCGTTCGTCGTCGGCCTCTCGCGAGGGTCGCTCCCCGGCGTCGGGGCGCTCCCAGTCACCGTGTCGCCAACGGGTCGCTTTCTCGACGGCGAAACGATGCGTGACGTGGTGACCATCGGTGTTCCAGTCGTGGGTCGTAATTCCGTCTGGACCGTCGCTCGGTTCCCAGCGCTCGCAATCGTCGGCATGTTCGGCCCACCGGTCGCCGCCGCGTACATCATCGCCCGGCGGATCTGGGGGCTCATCAACACCCCCGGCTGGGGGTTCGGCCTCGCCGCGAGCAGTCTCGTAGGCCAGGAACTCGGCAAGAACAACGAGCAGAACGCCGAGTCCTACGGCCGGGAAATCGTCCGGTTCTCGGTGGCGACCTACGTCGTCGCCGCGATTGTCGTCGTCATCTTCGCCCGCCCCATCGTCTCGCTGTTCGTCGGGAGCTCGAGCGATCCGACGATTCCGGTCGCCGTCGATATGGTGTACGTCTCCGCCATCGCGGTGATATTCCAGGGGGTCACGAGCACCGTCTCCGGGGCGCTCGACTCGACTGGCGACACGCGCTGGCCGTTTTACGCCTTCGTCATCGGGATGTTCGGCGTCGCCATCCCGTTCATGTATCTCGGCGCGACGACCGCACTCGGCATTTGGGGAATCTACCTCGCCTTCTTCGGCGAGACGCTCGTGCCGGCGTTCATCACCTACTACCGATTCACGACCGGGAAGTGGAAAGCCATCAGTCGGTCCTATCGTCCGGATGCGGTGGCGGACGACTGA
- a CDS encoding phosphotransferase, with translation MGLKRRRQSSRSQTGCRWSYSTDDTGALVTESVLAKQIRSGTSIPVPRQLAQGTLETRVYVVVEHADGVDLHERFASFETNRQRTLAATFGQYLAEVHELCSFDAFGTVVVNESSETGALRVNGIDSWAAWFRVYSIAGVDTLPAAFDDFRERLRDVFVHAVIPNRPESCLYPWDFRPGNALVRDGTLTAVLDWGDSLAAAPGLSVAKAEHLVCGWYVESGEPL, from the coding sequence GTGGGACTCAAAAGGAGACGGCAGTCGTCTCGCTCGCAGACGGGCTGTCGGTGGTCGTACAGCACAGACGACACAGGCGCGCTCGTCACCGAGTCGGTGCTCGCAAAGCAGATTCGTTCTGGAACGTCGATTCCAGTGCCTCGGCAACTGGCACAGGGCACGCTTGAAACGCGCGTATACGTCGTGGTCGAACACGCTGACGGAGTCGACCTCCACGAGCGGTTTGCGAGCTTCGAGACGAACCGCCAGCGAACCCTCGCCGCGACGTTCGGACAGTACCTCGCAGAAGTCCACGAACTGTGTTCGTTCGACGCATTTGGAACGGTGGTTGTGAACGAGAGCAGTGAGACAGGCGCCCTTCGGGTCAACGGAATCGACAGCTGGGCGGCGTGGTTCCGTGTGTATTCGATTGCCGGTGTCGATACCCTCCCTGCTGCGTTCGATGATTTCCGTGAGCGCCTGCGAGACGTGTTTGTGCATGCAGTGATACCCAACCGCCCCGAGTCGTGTCTCTACCCGTGGGATTTTCGCCCGGGGAACGCGCTGGTTCGAGATGGGACGCTCACCGCCGTCCTCGACTGGGGCGACTCACTCGCCGCCGCGCCGGGGCTGTCGGTTGCGAAGGCGGAGCACCTCGTCTGTGGCTGGTACGTCGAATCTGGCGAGCCTCTTTGA
- a CDS encoding HAD family hydrolase — translation MHTISVTLFDLDGTLCRNDQDVATIYASAFEVAGVAPFGEPTDLWQALPGPPDPNDEVGYLAGGFAAVAAKYGRAEIDATALARGFVETVDLTAVSFHPGATEALGDARAHGQVGLVTNGPSRRQAVKVEALGLTDAFDVIVYAGDMPRRKPHRDPFDRALAALDVAPDAALHVGDSLEYDVVGAQQAGLLAAWYPRAENPDTKGYDPDYILSHLGSLGAILADADH, via the coding sequence GTGCACACGATTTCGGTGACGCTGTTCGACTTAGACGGCACGCTCTGTCGAAACGACCAGGACGTAGCCACCATCTACGCGAGTGCATTCGAGGTCGCTGGTGTCGCACCCTTTGGCGAACCAACCGACCTCTGGCAGGCGCTGCCCGGCCCGCCCGACCCGAACGACGAGGTCGGGTATCTCGCAGGCGGATTCGCGGCGGTGGCCGCGAAATACGGGCGAGCGGAAATCGACGCAACTGCCCTCGCTCGCGGCTTCGTCGAGACGGTCGATTTGACCGCCGTCTCGTTTCACCCCGGTGCAACAGAGGCACTCGGCGACGCACGCGCTCACGGACAGGTCGGCCTCGTGACCAACGGTCCGTCGCGGCGACAGGCGGTGAAAGTCGAGGCGCTCGGCCTCACAGACGCGTTCGACGTTATCGTGTACGCAGGCGATATGCCACGGCGCAAACCCCACCGCGACCCGTTCGACCGGGCACTCGCCGCCCTTGATGTGGCTCCCGATGCGGCGCTCCACGTCGGTGATTCGCTCGAATACGACGTGGTTGGGGCACAGCAAGCAGGCTTACTCGCTGCATGGTACCCACGTGCAGAGAACCCCGATACGAAGGGGTACGACCCCGACTACATCCTTTCGCACCTCGGATCACTCGGCGCGATTCTTGCTGACGCTGACCACTGA